A single genomic interval of Balaenoptera musculus isolate JJ_BM4_2016_0621 chromosome 14, mBalMus1.pri.v3, whole genome shotgun sequence harbors:
- the MPPE1 gene encoding metallophosphoesterase 1 isoform X7, giving the protein MAAGDMASTRLGAGRQHLRPLKRRGLVLLRLTAIVFAVLLFCEFLIYYLVIFRCSWPAVKTPADAGGLGTPEPVLRAMFLADTHLLGAVRGHWLDKLRREWQMERAFQTALWLLQPEVVFILGDIFDEGKWSSSQAWADDVGRFWKIFRHPPHVQLRAVAGNHDIGFHYQMNTYKIKRFEKVFSPERLFSWKGINFCVPGTQSPADCTGGPWLISCPCLSFVMVNSVALEGDGCDICSGAEAELLEISHRLNCSREQEHRPQECGDGQRLPASAPILLQHFPLYRRNDANCSGEDAAPPDEKYTPFKERYDALSQEASRKLLWWLRPRLVLSGHTHSACEVLHGAGVLEVSVPSFSWRNRNNPSFIMKL; this is encoded by the exons ATGGCTGCAGGGGACATGGCCTCGACCCGGCTGGGGGCCGGGAGGCAGCACCTCCGTCCACTGAAGAGGAGGGGCTTGGTGCTGCTGAGACTCACGGCCATCGTCTTTGCTGTGCTTCTCTTTTGTGAATTTCTAATCTATTACCTAGTGATCTTCCGGTGCAGTTGGCCTGCAGTGAAAACTCCTGCGGATGCCGGTGGACTCGGGACCCCTGAGCCTGTGCTCAGGGCCATGTTCTTGGCTGACACCCACCTGCTCGGGGCTGTGAGAGGCCACTGGCTGGACAAATTACGGAG GGAGTGGCAGATGGAGCGAGCCTTCCAGACGGCGCTGTGGCTGCTGCAGCCCGAAGTCGTCTTCATCCTGGGAGACATCTTTGACGAAGGGAAGTGGAGCTCCTCCCAG GCCTGGGCGGACGACGTGGGGCGCTTCTGGAAGATCTTCCGACACCCGCCCCATGTGCAGTTGAGGGCCGTGGCTGGCAACCATGACATCGGCTTCCATTACCA GATgaacacatacaaaataaaacGATTTGAGAAAGTTTTCAGCCCTGAAAGGCTGTTTTCTTGGAAAGGAATTAA CTTCTGTGTCCCAGGGACACAGTCGCCAGCGGACTGCACAGGTGGCCCATGGCTGATCTCCTGCCCTTGCCTCAGTTTCGTGATGGTTAACAGCGTCGCACTGGAAGGGGACGGCTGTGACATCTGCTCTGGAGCAGAGGCTGAGCTCCTGGAAATCTCTCACCGGCTGAACTGCTCCCGGGAG CAGGAGCATCGCCCCCAAGAGTGTGGAGACGGGCAACGGCTGCCGGCCTCGGCCCCCATCCTCCTGCAG CACTTCCCGCTTTACCGGAGAAATGACGCCAACTGCTCCGGGGAGGACGCGGCACCCCCCGACGAGAAGTACACCCCCTTCAAGGAGCGCTATGATGCGCTCTCCCAGGAGGCCTCGAGGAAG CTGCTGTGGTGGCTCCGGCCGCGCCTGGTCCTCAGTGGCCACACGCACAGCGCCTGCGAGGTCCTGCACGGGGCCGGCGTCCTGGAGGTCAGCGTGCCATCTTTCAGTTGGAGGAACAGAAACAACCCCAGTTTCATCATG AAGCTGTAA
- the MPPE1 gene encoding metallophosphoesterase 1 isoform X2, with product MAAGDMASTRLGAGRQHLRPLKRRGLVLLRLTAIVFAVLLFCEFLIYYLVIFRCSWPAVKTPADAGGLGTPEPVLRAMFLADTHLLGAVRGHWLDKLRREWQMERAFQTALWLLQPEVVFILGDIFDEGKWSSSQAWADDVGRFWKIFRHPPHVQLRAVAGNHDIGFHYQMNTYKIKRFEKVFSPERLFSWKGINFCVPGTQSPADCTGGPWLISCPCLSFVMVNSVALEGDGCDICSGAEAELLEISHRLNCSREEHRPQECGDGQRLPASAPILLQHFPLYRRNDANCSGEDAAPPDEKYTPFKERYDALSQEASRKLLWWLRPRLVLSGHTHSACEVLHGAGVLEVSVPSFSWRNRNNPSFIMGSVTPTEYALAKCYLPCEDTVLTTYCTAAGGLMLLTLVHAGLVASPFHFGWNMLRKFKTT from the exons ATGGCTGCAGGGGACATGGCCTCGACCCGGCTGGGGGCCGGGAGGCAGCACCTCCGTCCACTGAAGAGGAGGGGCTTGGTGCTGCTGAGACTCACGGCCATCGTCTTTGCTGTGCTTCTCTTTTGTGAATTTCTAATCTATTACCTAGTGATCTTCCGGTGCAGTTGGCCTGCAGTGAAAACTCCTGCGGATGCCGGTGGACTCGGGACCCCTGAGCCTGTGCTCAGGGCCATGTTCTTGGCTGACACCCACCTGCTCGGGGCTGTGAGAGGCCACTGGCTGGACAAATTACGGAG GGAGTGGCAGATGGAGCGAGCCTTCCAGACGGCGCTGTGGCTGCTGCAGCCCGAAGTCGTCTTCATCCTGGGAGACATCTTTGACGAAGGGAAGTGGAGCTCCTCCCAG GCCTGGGCGGACGACGTGGGGCGCTTCTGGAAGATCTTCCGACACCCGCCCCATGTGCAGTTGAGGGCCGTGGCTGGCAACCATGACATCGGCTTCCATTACCA GATgaacacatacaaaataaaacGATTTGAGAAAGTTTTCAGCCCTGAAAGGCTGTTTTCTTGGAAAGGAATTAA CTTCTGTGTCCCAGGGACACAGTCGCCAGCGGACTGCACAGGTGGCCCATGGCTGATCTCCTGCCCTTGCCTCAGTTTCGTGATGGTTAACAGCGTCGCACTGGAAGGGGACGGCTGTGACATCTGCTCTGGAGCAGAGGCTGAGCTCCTGGAAATCTCTCACCGGCTGAACTGCTCCCGGGAG GAGCATCGCCCCCAAGAGTGTGGAGACGGGCAACGGCTGCCGGCCTCGGCCCCCATCCTCCTGCAG CACTTCCCGCTTTACCGGAGAAATGACGCCAACTGCTCCGGGGAGGACGCGGCACCCCCCGACGAGAAGTACACCCCCTTCAAGGAGCGCTATGATGCGCTCTCCCAGGAGGCCTCGAGGAAG CTGCTGTGGTGGCTCCGGCCGCGCCTGGTCCTCAGTGGCCACACGCACAGCGCCTGCGAGGTCCTGCACGGGGCCGGCGTCCTGGAGGTCAGCGTGCCATCTTTCAGTTGGAGGAACAGAAACAACCCCAGTTTCATCATG GGCAGCGTCACGCCCACAGAGTACGCCCTTGCCAAGTGCTACCTGCCCTGCGAGGACACGGTTCTGACCACGTACTGCACGGCGGCCGGGGGCCTCATGCTCCTTACGTTAGTCCACGCTGGGCTTGTAGCCTCACCTTTTCATTTCGGTTGGAACatgctcagaaaatttaagacCACGTGA
- the MPPE1 gene encoding metallophosphoesterase 1 isoform X5: MAAGDMASTRLGAGRQHLRPLKRRGLVLLRLTAIVFAVLLFCEFLIYYLVIFRCSWPAVKTPADAGGLGTPEPVLRAMFLADTHLLGAVRGHWLDKLRREWQMERAFQTALWLLQPEVVFILGDIFDEGKWSSSQAWADDVGRFWKIFRHPPHVQLRAVAGNHDIGFHYQMNTYKIKRFEKVFSPERLFSWKGINFVMVNSVALEGDGCDICSGAEAELLEISHRLNCSREEHRPQECGDGQRLPASAPILLQHFPLYRRNDANCSGEDAAPPDEKYTPFKERYDALSQEASRKLLWWLRPRLVLSGHTHSACEVLHGAGVLEVSVPSFSWRNRNNPSFIMGSVTPTEYALAKCYLPCEDTVLTTYCTAAGGLMLLTLVHAGLVASPFHFGWNMLRKFKTT, from the exons ATGGCTGCAGGGGACATGGCCTCGACCCGGCTGGGGGCCGGGAGGCAGCACCTCCGTCCACTGAAGAGGAGGGGCTTGGTGCTGCTGAGACTCACGGCCATCGTCTTTGCTGTGCTTCTCTTTTGTGAATTTCTAATCTATTACCTAGTGATCTTCCGGTGCAGTTGGCCTGCAGTGAAAACTCCTGCGGATGCCGGTGGACTCGGGACCCCTGAGCCTGTGCTCAGGGCCATGTTCTTGGCTGACACCCACCTGCTCGGGGCTGTGAGAGGCCACTGGCTGGACAAATTACGGAG GGAGTGGCAGATGGAGCGAGCCTTCCAGACGGCGCTGTGGCTGCTGCAGCCCGAAGTCGTCTTCATCCTGGGAGACATCTTTGACGAAGGGAAGTGGAGCTCCTCCCAG GCCTGGGCGGACGACGTGGGGCGCTTCTGGAAGATCTTCCGACACCCGCCCCATGTGCAGTTGAGGGCCGTGGCTGGCAACCATGACATCGGCTTCCATTACCA GATgaacacatacaaaataaaacGATTTGAGAAAGTTTTCAGCCCTGAAAGGCTGTTTTCTTGGAAAGGAATTAA TTTCGTGATGGTTAACAGCGTCGCACTGGAAGGGGACGGCTGTGACATCTGCTCTGGAGCAGAGGCTGAGCTCCTGGAAATCTCTCACCGGCTGAACTGCTCCCGGGAG GAGCATCGCCCCCAAGAGTGTGGAGACGGGCAACGGCTGCCGGCCTCGGCCCCCATCCTCCTGCAG CACTTCCCGCTTTACCGGAGAAATGACGCCAACTGCTCCGGGGAGGACGCGGCACCCCCCGACGAGAAGTACACCCCCTTCAAGGAGCGCTATGATGCGCTCTCCCAGGAGGCCTCGAGGAAG CTGCTGTGGTGGCTCCGGCCGCGCCTGGTCCTCAGTGGCCACACGCACAGCGCCTGCGAGGTCCTGCACGGGGCCGGCGTCCTGGAGGTCAGCGTGCCATCTTTCAGTTGGAGGAACAGAAACAACCCCAGTTTCATCATG GGCAGCGTCACGCCCACAGAGTACGCCCTTGCCAAGTGCTACCTGCCCTGCGAGGACACGGTTCTGACCACGTACTGCACGGCGGCCGGGGGCCTCATGCTCCTTACGTTAGTCCACGCTGGGCTTGTAGCCTCACCTTTTCATTTCGGTTGGAACatgctcagaaaatttaagacCACGTGA
- the MPPE1 gene encoding metallophosphoesterase 1 isoform X1 gives MAAGDMASTRLGAGRQHLRPLKRRGLVLLRLTAIVFAVLLFCEFLIYYLVIFRCSWPAVKTPADAGGLGTPEPVLRAMFLADTHLLGAVRGHWLDKLRREWQMERAFQTALWLLQPEVVFILGDIFDEGKWSSSQAWADDVGRFWKIFRHPPHVQLRAVAGNHDIGFHYQMNTYKIKRFEKVFSPERLFSWKGINFCVPGTQSPADCTGGPWLISCPCLSFVMVNSVALEGDGCDICSGAEAELLEISHRLNCSREQEHRPQECGDGQRLPASAPILLQHFPLYRRNDANCSGEDAAPPDEKYTPFKERYDALSQEASRKLLWWLRPRLVLSGHTHSACEVLHGAGVLEVSVPSFSWRNRNNPSFIMGSVTPTEYALAKCYLPCEDTVLTTYCTAAGGLMLLTLVHAGLVASPFHFGWNMLRKFKTT, from the exons ATGGCTGCAGGGGACATGGCCTCGACCCGGCTGGGGGCCGGGAGGCAGCACCTCCGTCCACTGAAGAGGAGGGGCTTGGTGCTGCTGAGACTCACGGCCATCGTCTTTGCTGTGCTTCTCTTTTGTGAATTTCTAATCTATTACCTAGTGATCTTCCGGTGCAGTTGGCCTGCAGTGAAAACTCCTGCGGATGCCGGTGGACTCGGGACCCCTGAGCCTGTGCTCAGGGCCATGTTCTTGGCTGACACCCACCTGCTCGGGGCTGTGAGAGGCCACTGGCTGGACAAATTACGGAG GGAGTGGCAGATGGAGCGAGCCTTCCAGACGGCGCTGTGGCTGCTGCAGCCCGAAGTCGTCTTCATCCTGGGAGACATCTTTGACGAAGGGAAGTGGAGCTCCTCCCAG GCCTGGGCGGACGACGTGGGGCGCTTCTGGAAGATCTTCCGACACCCGCCCCATGTGCAGTTGAGGGCCGTGGCTGGCAACCATGACATCGGCTTCCATTACCA GATgaacacatacaaaataaaacGATTTGAGAAAGTTTTCAGCCCTGAAAGGCTGTTTTCTTGGAAAGGAATTAA CTTCTGTGTCCCAGGGACACAGTCGCCAGCGGACTGCACAGGTGGCCCATGGCTGATCTCCTGCCCTTGCCTCAGTTTCGTGATGGTTAACAGCGTCGCACTGGAAGGGGACGGCTGTGACATCTGCTCTGGAGCAGAGGCTGAGCTCCTGGAAATCTCTCACCGGCTGAACTGCTCCCGGGAG CAGGAGCATCGCCCCCAAGAGTGTGGAGACGGGCAACGGCTGCCGGCCTCGGCCCCCATCCTCCTGCAG CACTTCCCGCTTTACCGGAGAAATGACGCCAACTGCTCCGGGGAGGACGCGGCACCCCCCGACGAGAAGTACACCCCCTTCAAGGAGCGCTATGATGCGCTCTCCCAGGAGGCCTCGAGGAAG CTGCTGTGGTGGCTCCGGCCGCGCCTGGTCCTCAGTGGCCACACGCACAGCGCCTGCGAGGTCCTGCACGGGGCCGGCGTCCTGGAGGTCAGCGTGCCATCTTTCAGTTGGAGGAACAGAAACAACCCCAGTTTCATCATG GGCAGCGTCACGCCCACAGAGTACGCCCTTGCCAAGTGCTACCTGCCCTGCGAGGACACGGTTCTGACCACGTACTGCACGGCGGCCGGGGGCCTCATGCTCCTTACGTTAGTCCACGCTGGGCTTGTAGCCTCACCTTTTCATTTCGGTTGGAACatgctcagaaaatttaagacCACGTGA
- the MPPE1 gene encoding metallophosphoesterase 1 isoform X4 yields the protein MAAGDMASTRLGAGRQHLRPLKRRGLVLLRLTAIVFAVLLFCEFLIYYLVIFRCSWPAVKTPADAGGLGTPEPVLRAMFLADTHLLGAVRGHWLDKLRREWQMERAFQTALWLLQPEVVFILGDIFDEGKWSSSQAWADDVGRFWKIFRHPPHVQLRAVAGNHDIGFHYQMNTYKIKRFEKVFSPERLFSWKGINFVMVNSVALEGDGCDICSGAEAELLEISHRLNCSREQEHRPQECGDGQRLPASAPILLQHFPLYRRNDANCSGEDAAPPDEKYTPFKERYDALSQEASRKLLWWLRPRLVLSGHTHSACEVLHGAGVLEVSVPSFSWRNRNNPSFIMGSVTPTEYALAKCYLPCEDTVLTTYCTAAGGLMLLTLVHAGLVASPFHFGWNMLRKFKTT from the exons ATGGCTGCAGGGGACATGGCCTCGACCCGGCTGGGGGCCGGGAGGCAGCACCTCCGTCCACTGAAGAGGAGGGGCTTGGTGCTGCTGAGACTCACGGCCATCGTCTTTGCTGTGCTTCTCTTTTGTGAATTTCTAATCTATTACCTAGTGATCTTCCGGTGCAGTTGGCCTGCAGTGAAAACTCCTGCGGATGCCGGTGGACTCGGGACCCCTGAGCCTGTGCTCAGGGCCATGTTCTTGGCTGACACCCACCTGCTCGGGGCTGTGAGAGGCCACTGGCTGGACAAATTACGGAG GGAGTGGCAGATGGAGCGAGCCTTCCAGACGGCGCTGTGGCTGCTGCAGCCCGAAGTCGTCTTCATCCTGGGAGACATCTTTGACGAAGGGAAGTGGAGCTCCTCCCAG GCCTGGGCGGACGACGTGGGGCGCTTCTGGAAGATCTTCCGACACCCGCCCCATGTGCAGTTGAGGGCCGTGGCTGGCAACCATGACATCGGCTTCCATTACCA GATgaacacatacaaaataaaacGATTTGAGAAAGTTTTCAGCCCTGAAAGGCTGTTTTCTTGGAAAGGAATTAA TTTCGTGATGGTTAACAGCGTCGCACTGGAAGGGGACGGCTGTGACATCTGCTCTGGAGCAGAGGCTGAGCTCCTGGAAATCTCTCACCGGCTGAACTGCTCCCGGGAG CAGGAGCATCGCCCCCAAGAGTGTGGAGACGGGCAACGGCTGCCGGCCTCGGCCCCCATCCTCCTGCAG CACTTCCCGCTTTACCGGAGAAATGACGCCAACTGCTCCGGGGAGGACGCGGCACCCCCCGACGAGAAGTACACCCCCTTCAAGGAGCGCTATGATGCGCTCTCCCAGGAGGCCTCGAGGAAG CTGCTGTGGTGGCTCCGGCCGCGCCTGGTCCTCAGTGGCCACACGCACAGCGCCTGCGAGGTCCTGCACGGGGCCGGCGTCCTGGAGGTCAGCGTGCCATCTTTCAGTTGGAGGAACAGAAACAACCCCAGTTTCATCATG GGCAGCGTCACGCCCACAGAGTACGCCCTTGCCAAGTGCTACCTGCCCTGCGAGGACACGGTTCTGACCACGTACTGCACGGCGGCCGGGGGCCTCATGCTCCTTACGTTAGTCCACGCTGGGCTTGTAGCCTCACCTTTTCATTTCGGTTGGAACatgctcagaaaatttaagacCACGTGA
- the MPPE1 gene encoding metallophosphoesterase 1 isoform X6 — translation MAAGDMASTRLGAGRQHLRPLKRRGLVLLRLTAIVFAVLLFCEFLIYYLVIFRCSWPAVKTPADAGGLGTPEPVLRAMFLADTHLLGAVRGHWLDKLRREWQMERAFQTALWLLQPEVVFILGDIFDEGKWSSSQAWADDVGRFWKIFRHPPHVQLRAVAGNHDIGFHYQMNTYKIKRFEKVFSPERLFSWKGINFVMVNSVALEGDGCDICSGAEAELLEISHRLNCSREHFPLYRRNDANCSGEDAAPPDEKYTPFKERYDALSQEASRKLLWWLRPRLVLSGHTHSACEVLHGAGVLEVSVPSFSWRNRNNPSFIMGSVTPTEYALAKCYLPCEDTVLTTYCTAAGGLMLLTLVHAGLVASPFHFGWNMLRKFKTT, via the exons ATGGCTGCAGGGGACATGGCCTCGACCCGGCTGGGGGCCGGGAGGCAGCACCTCCGTCCACTGAAGAGGAGGGGCTTGGTGCTGCTGAGACTCACGGCCATCGTCTTTGCTGTGCTTCTCTTTTGTGAATTTCTAATCTATTACCTAGTGATCTTCCGGTGCAGTTGGCCTGCAGTGAAAACTCCTGCGGATGCCGGTGGACTCGGGACCCCTGAGCCTGTGCTCAGGGCCATGTTCTTGGCTGACACCCACCTGCTCGGGGCTGTGAGAGGCCACTGGCTGGACAAATTACGGAG GGAGTGGCAGATGGAGCGAGCCTTCCAGACGGCGCTGTGGCTGCTGCAGCCCGAAGTCGTCTTCATCCTGGGAGACATCTTTGACGAAGGGAAGTGGAGCTCCTCCCAG GCCTGGGCGGACGACGTGGGGCGCTTCTGGAAGATCTTCCGACACCCGCCCCATGTGCAGTTGAGGGCCGTGGCTGGCAACCATGACATCGGCTTCCATTACCA GATgaacacatacaaaataaaacGATTTGAGAAAGTTTTCAGCCCTGAAAGGCTGTTTTCTTGGAAAGGAATTAA TTTCGTGATGGTTAACAGCGTCGCACTGGAAGGGGACGGCTGTGACATCTGCTCTGGAGCAGAGGCTGAGCTCCTGGAAATCTCTCACCGGCTGAACTGCTCCCGGGAG CACTTCCCGCTTTACCGGAGAAATGACGCCAACTGCTCCGGGGAGGACGCGGCACCCCCCGACGAGAAGTACACCCCCTTCAAGGAGCGCTATGATGCGCTCTCCCAGGAGGCCTCGAGGAAG CTGCTGTGGTGGCTCCGGCCGCGCCTGGTCCTCAGTGGCCACACGCACAGCGCCTGCGAGGTCCTGCACGGGGCCGGCGTCCTGGAGGTCAGCGTGCCATCTTTCAGTTGGAGGAACAGAAACAACCCCAGTTTCATCATG GGCAGCGTCACGCCCACAGAGTACGCCCTTGCCAAGTGCTACCTGCCCTGCGAGGACACGGTTCTGACCACGTACTGCACGGCGGCCGGGGGCCTCATGCTCCTTACGTTAGTCCACGCTGGGCTTGTAGCCTCACCTTTTCATTTCGGTTGGAACatgctcagaaaatttaagacCACGTGA
- the MPPE1 gene encoding metallophosphoesterase 1 isoform X3, whose product MAAGDMASTRLGAGRQHLRPLKRRGLVLLRLTAIVFAVLLFCEFLIYYLVIFRCSWPAVKTPADAGGLGTPEPVLRAMFLADTHLLGAVRGHWLDKLRREWQMERAFQTALWLLQPEVVFILGDIFDEGKWSSSQAWADDVGRFWKIFRHPPHVQLRAVAGNHDIGFHYQMNTYKIKRFEKVFSPERLFSWKGINFCVPGTQSPADCTGGPWLISCPCLSFVMVNSVALEGDGCDICSGAEAELLEISHRLNCSREHFPLYRRNDANCSGEDAAPPDEKYTPFKERYDALSQEASRKLLWWLRPRLVLSGHTHSACEVLHGAGVLEVSVPSFSWRNRNNPSFIMGSVTPTEYALAKCYLPCEDTVLTTYCTAAGGLMLLTLVHAGLVASPFHFGWNMLRKFKTT is encoded by the exons ATGGCTGCAGGGGACATGGCCTCGACCCGGCTGGGGGCCGGGAGGCAGCACCTCCGTCCACTGAAGAGGAGGGGCTTGGTGCTGCTGAGACTCACGGCCATCGTCTTTGCTGTGCTTCTCTTTTGTGAATTTCTAATCTATTACCTAGTGATCTTCCGGTGCAGTTGGCCTGCAGTGAAAACTCCTGCGGATGCCGGTGGACTCGGGACCCCTGAGCCTGTGCTCAGGGCCATGTTCTTGGCTGACACCCACCTGCTCGGGGCTGTGAGAGGCCACTGGCTGGACAAATTACGGAG GGAGTGGCAGATGGAGCGAGCCTTCCAGACGGCGCTGTGGCTGCTGCAGCCCGAAGTCGTCTTCATCCTGGGAGACATCTTTGACGAAGGGAAGTGGAGCTCCTCCCAG GCCTGGGCGGACGACGTGGGGCGCTTCTGGAAGATCTTCCGACACCCGCCCCATGTGCAGTTGAGGGCCGTGGCTGGCAACCATGACATCGGCTTCCATTACCA GATgaacacatacaaaataaaacGATTTGAGAAAGTTTTCAGCCCTGAAAGGCTGTTTTCTTGGAAAGGAATTAA CTTCTGTGTCCCAGGGACACAGTCGCCAGCGGACTGCACAGGTGGCCCATGGCTGATCTCCTGCCCTTGCCTCAGTTTCGTGATGGTTAACAGCGTCGCACTGGAAGGGGACGGCTGTGACATCTGCTCTGGAGCAGAGGCTGAGCTCCTGGAAATCTCTCACCGGCTGAACTGCTCCCGGGAG CACTTCCCGCTTTACCGGAGAAATGACGCCAACTGCTCCGGGGAGGACGCGGCACCCCCCGACGAGAAGTACACCCCCTTCAAGGAGCGCTATGATGCGCTCTCCCAGGAGGCCTCGAGGAAG CTGCTGTGGTGGCTCCGGCCGCGCCTGGTCCTCAGTGGCCACACGCACAGCGCCTGCGAGGTCCTGCACGGGGCCGGCGTCCTGGAGGTCAGCGTGCCATCTTTCAGTTGGAGGAACAGAAACAACCCCAGTTTCATCATG GGCAGCGTCACGCCCACAGAGTACGCCCTTGCCAAGTGCTACCTGCCCTGCGAGGACACGGTTCTGACCACGTACTGCACGGCGGCCGGGGGCCTCATGCTCCTTACGTTAGTCCACGCTGGGCTTGTAGCCTCACCTTTTCATTTCGGTTGGAACatgctcagaaaatttaagacCACGTGA